AACAGTAGCAGCTAGCGTCCATGTGGAAATGACGGGAGTTTTCTTCAGGGTCGTTCCAGCAATAATGGGCGAAAAACGAGATTCTAGCcgggcagaaaaaaaaatcctactagCAACTGGAATGGAAAACTTGTTCTCAAGTAGTTTTTTCCCAGTTGATGTACTTTCGGAGTACTTTTGTACTAGGATACCCCTCCCCGTTTTCCTCATTCTTCACAGATCTTCCTCCCAGATCGTTCTTAAACTATTTAGGAATTCATAACAGCCCGTAATCCTCGTTTCATTCACTGTGTAGAGTAGAAAACTAAAGCAAAAGCTGTTTAACCAAAGAAAGAATGGCAATGCTAGGGGTCCATACTAGTAGTTTTTCTTTCGGATTTGCTCTCTCTTCCTCCTTGTGGTCGGGGAAAATGCGGCCCATCATCATGTGGCCGATGAGCGAAAAAGACACTTTCCAAAGTGTCATAATCACGGTTCTATGAATTTAAATACTTAAATGGGACGCATTCTATTCATAGATTGAGggagagagcaaaaaaaaacactcctttgaaTGGAAACCGGAAAAAAGATTTATCCCGGGAAATGATCCTGGAAActgcattttattttcaaacgagTCGCAAAGGACGGAGCGCGTTTGGAGTAGTTTTTCATTCTTGTTCCATTCTAGTTGAAGGAAGTTGTTAAACTCCCATAAACTTAGAAATGCGTGAATGCAGCGGTTCCATATCGCAAAGCGATTTTCAGGCATAACAATggaattttgtgattttgtggtttttgtcatttttgtaatccttgtaatttttgtcatttttgtaatttttgtaatttttgtaatttttgtcatttttgtcattttttttcatttttgtcatttttgtcatttctgtcatttttgtcatttttgtcatttttgtcatttttgtcatttttgtcatttttgtcatttttgccatttttgtcatttttgtcatttttgtcatttttgtcatttttgtcatttttgtcatttttgtcatttttgtcatttttgtcatttttgtcatttttgtcatttttgtcatttttgtcatttttgtcatttttgtcatttttgtcatttttgtcatttttgtcatttttgtcatttttgtcatttttgtcatttttgtcatttttgtcatttttgtcatttttgtcatttttgtcatttttgtcatttttgtcatttttgtcatttttgtcatttttgtcatttttgtcatttttgtcatttttgtcatttttgtcatttttgtcatttttgtcatttttgtcatttttgtcatttttgtcatttttgtcatttttgtcatttttgtcatttttgtcatttttgtcatttttgtcatttttgtcatttttgtcatttttgtcatttttgtcatttttgtcatttttgtcatttttgtcatttttgtcatttttgttatttttgtcatttttgtcatttttgtcatttttgtcatttttgtcatttttgtcatttttgtcatttttgtcatttttgtcatttttgtcatttttgtcatttttgtcatttttgtcatttttgtcatttttgtcatttttgtcatttttgtcatttttgtcatttttgtcatttttgtcatttttgtcatttttgtcatttttgtcatttttgtcatttttgtcatttttgtcatttttgtcatttttgtcatttttgtcatttttgtcatttttgtcatttttgtcatttttgtcatttttgtcatttttgtcatttttgtcatttttgtcatttttgtcatttttgtcatttttgtcatttttgtcatttttgtcatttttgtcatttttgtcatttttgtcatttttgtcatttttgtcatttttgtcatttttgtcatttttgtcatttttgtcatttttgacattcttgtcatttttgtcatttttgtcatttttgtcatttttgccatttttttcatttttgtcatttttgtcatttttgtcatttttgttatttttgtcatttttgtcatttttcatttttgtcattttcgttcactgagaaaactttcgacatttttatgtttttcttatacGCTTTTTCGATTTAGTCATGTTTGAAGTAAGTTTTTCTCAtgatttttggcaattttcatCCGTTTAGTATGtgttatttctcattttttgtattcaatttcATGCAGTTGCTTTTTCTCTTTTATTATGCTTTCTtctcaaaaagtttaaattttttatcttctttctttttctcatttttgtgttttttttaaattttttattattctgagGAACTTCTCATATTttctttgtgatttttgaacttttggtGTCATTCTCAACTTTGTGTAATtatcgttattttttattttatttcagtcttctattttttttgtagattctCTCAAGCTTTCAATCTATCCGAATTTTTCGTTATTTCGctcaataaggccggaacagaAATGAAATCTTTTCTTAGAGTAGAAACATCACGAGGGGGAATAATAAAAACTAATCCAAATTGGCAAACAATTAGAACGAATTGGACAGAAGCTTGCATACAACAAACTTGCGTACAATTTACattgaaaaaacgaaaaattcatcaattcGACTTTCGGTCTTTCAACTGTTcgaattttcgaagaatttatcaaaattttcaactaaataCTTTAAACTCAGAGACTCGAGACGTGGACATTGCTCGAAGAGGACATGTGCATATGTGAACCAATTAGAGAAATGGTCGAACGAATACCGTCACTCTCTGTGCCAGTAATTAGCGTTGCGAAGTTACTAATGGCAGTGATAATTCAACCCATCAACATAAAAGACAACAACGACAAACAGCTGCTTCCCTTCTTGGAAATGAACAATAGTTTAAGAAAAGTTCTTTATAGTTTTGTATAGGTACTGACCTACATAGAAAGGTGCAGAAAACCTcgggaaaaaattcaaccgaCTAACTAAAACAACAGTAGAGAAGAAAAATCTGCACAGCATCCAAAGTCCAAGGtaagttaaatattttaaaatagcgTCCTTTTCCGGCGGAAAAAAAGGACGAGCAacagaaacaaacaaaaccaaactCACCGGAAACGAAGCAAGGTGGCCCTGTCAGAGAGAAACGGAACATTCGGGGTGGTGgccaactcaaaaaaataagATGGGGGGACCCACCTCGCAAGAAATATCTGTTTTTGTTTGCCTCGAAGTCCGGAATGAAAAACTATGTCCATTGTCGTTCTGCGGCAGCGTGGAAGTAAACTTCGCGAAGCAAAACCAGCGCAATATTTGTTGAAGAACGAACtatagtaagtaagtaagtttacAACTAACTTTCCACCGGGTTTGTCATTCCTTTCCGGGGACTTTGGTGGAATTTTGCTATGGAATAAAGTGAATAGCCGGACTTTCAATTCGTTACACTTATTTTTTAGGGGAAATTGAAATATCATGGAAAAAAGTTTTGGTTGACCTTTGgaattgtttcgtttttttttattattaaaatgaaGTTCCTGTATTCAATAACTTGAACTTTACTACCTTAGCCTAAgcgaattttaaattgaattcttATTTCCCTGAAACCCTTTTCCTAATCAGTTCGAAAGTTTAACAAAAGAATAAATCTAGAATCATCATCAATTCATTtaacatataaaatttttacctttaatccgttcgaaaaatttaatttaaaattaagattacatctttttcatacatttacattaatgacaaaattacacaaatttgtaacataacaaaaacaataaaaataacgaaaggGAAAAAGGGAGTccagaaaaaagataaaaaggcaaaataaatatttagaaaattagataaactatgaaaaaacgGAAATAGCACACATTGCAacatcaaaataatttaaaataagcaTGTCTCTaagacataaatttaaaaaaaaaaatacggctttaattttgattacaattacaaaatggcaaaagagtgaaaaaaaatgtgacacaaatacgaaaaatgaaataagcaagcgagagcGTATTTACAAACAAACGAGAAAAATGAATCAGAATATTAGACggacaaaaatgttgaaaattagtaaatttaatgaaatagaaagaaaaaaataacaaaaccaaCTCAAACTatacaaatgtttaaaaagacagaaaaaaggagaaaattacacatttcataaaaaagaaaaaaaatatcaaattcacaCAATagcaaatgcaaaatttttttaatttttttttttgtttcgattatagtcgttttaccatctttgtggcattcgcgactttatcaacgttacagttggcggatcgttattgaaaaacttatccggtacaactgtgttcgatgtttactcttgggcttgaactcgcggacatcggctcaggagacaacagacttgccaactgagctatatcacaagccctattaaatttttgaaaaacgacTGACACAAGTaatatgtatgggagagtggggaatcatgggccactttttttcgttgttccataacttctttattataaaagataaaatgaaaataaaaaatggtttggttttctacattttcaaggtatcataaggtttttttttaattttcaataagttattttccccaaattcagactgtttgaaaaaaagcaattttttttttattttgaaaaatggtggggagccgtgggccaccaaatccaaattgaccaaataacatgcaaagtttatgagttgacccaaaactgtgattttctaattcatttcgttatttaaaagttatttcagacgatgaaataaaaaagagagctgtgtatgatcgcatagaaatagattccaaaacctggctcgcgaacgttttggcaaaaaattttatataggatggacaaaatatttttcataactcttcatttggcataagaaaactttgcagataggtaaaacgtattttaagttctgaatgtgtataaaaacattaaaatataggtgattcaagatgtgtggcccacgattccccacaagctatgatttgcaaattggttgcgtttgtgtgatttattgatgttttatcaaaaatttcttttccacctgaaagatcatgacaaaactaagatcataagcgtatgagcatatttttgtaatgCACTTTAGAtttcccatcgatgaaattagcgggtatttttttaattatgtaagtaaatttttctaacttttttttagcttgataaataaaagaaggatatgatgcgtattccagtcaacaacatataggaaaaTATGCtcagcgacgacgatgacagttggtttgagatttttatctcaacacactaggattgttcgatcttcagggaaagatcgattcagctgaatgGTTCCGGGATCGATCCACCTtaaaaatcgaagcaaaagaATCGATCTTTGCtagatcgattttttaaatgtttgttaaagaCGGGTGCTGCCTGAGGGctgattttatctaaaaaaatagcGAAAAACTACAGCAAGCTCATAGTTTTGAATATATGAAATTGTATGAGCTATACAAAATTAAACTTcagaatgttttatttttcatttctccaAACGATATACTTTCAAGTTCAAGTAATATGCAGGTTCGATAAGAATACGTCAGGTTCGATAAGAATAATTTAAGTCAGTTCATCACAGCGATAGGTCACTGTACAAAAATAAAGCGTTCAGTTATCACTTGAAAGGCTCAGGTTCAATTCTTCAAGCATCCATTTTTTTAAGTAGGTATAATTTCCATCAAAAATAGAggcaatataaaaatatttattttaaattaatataataatTCAAATGTAAATACAAAACGaacgctttatttttttttttagaaatacatttgattcaaaaactgaACAGCTTCCTACTGAGCTTTGACcatggaacttgaaagtttaGATAAGAACTTGAATCTTAAGCTGAGAAAAATGCTTTGGATCCAAATCTTCACCAAAATGTCCTGGTTTTCAAGCTACTCACAAGCGGATCTATGATgccaaaatttcatgaattttcatcAGTTCATCAAATCATTCTTTGCTATTCGCTAGCTTCAAAATAGGTCTATTTTGTTGAAGATCTTGCCCACAAAAGCTttagatcaggggtgagcaaccttttgaaccaacgggccaattcaaatttgaaattttgtcggcgggccgcacttattATAACTTTTCTCTTCAATAATATGCAGAGCTTCGTGGCATTTTTATAACCGAAAGTTTTTGgggaaaacaaatctgaaaatggAAAGATAAATCGAATCCACTTGATATTGAGAAGGTGCATGAttaaatctttgtcatttttcaattttcccaatttttttaaagtactgCTTGGTGAACATTCATAACGTTCATAAAACATTCTTGTTAAAACCGATGGTACTATTATTCGTcctcacttccatttaaaaatttcctggaACCTTCCACAATAATAAATAAGAGTATGAAAAATGTGGGTATTCAAAGAAATCGCcgtcttcttagcgttggacgttgaatcgctAATTGACTTTGTGGGATTTTTTTGCCACAATcaaaacttgtcctcaaagcctagattttCTTCTTCAAACGGTAGAACCTCCGtttcttgaattgaaattgaacaaggtggttgaaatcacagaaaaattttcaatttcacatatttttaagcaattatCAACAAAACTACAGTCTTAATTCTAGAATTGTTatgcagatttttaatttttttaaaatcttatttagtCATTATTGGGATATAATTTCTTTAGTAATATAATGACTTTGGTAATAGGGAATGCGATTTCaaagtgaaataactcaatttatcgatgtttgttataaattttttatgaagtttctgaaaaaaaacatcacagataATTGTCAAAGACCTTTTGGGTCGAATCACAGAGTTTCAGACATCTATtgcttttatcaaaaactttgatttttgtcggtaactttgatgccggataattcaagttgataaaaattcaaaaacgttcaCCCAGTCattattattaaactttcgtAGTTTTCGTCaacattcagaaataaaaaatatttcacaaggttttggttttaatttttgctaACCGAACCATCCTTTTTGCCGAATTcgatagaataatttaaaaatattttctgctgagcatattttttatcataaaactttatttttgcttgaaacgaaactTTGAAACtcctttgatcatgtgtagcTTCCGATTTTTAGCTGCTCTTcctcactttaatggattttgcttttcaaagttgtaggagttaaattattaggaaaaatgtattctgattcctaaataataacaaaaactccaattttaaattaTGCCAATAagcaatattgcatttatgccttgacagaacataataaatgctttaaaAGCTAGGGAAAAGgttaacaatctgaatgattgttGGGAAAATGCAGATTAGCGCATATTCGACCATGTCATATTCATTTTTCCTAAtaatccattgtagaaaaaagtttaggcatgaacatttgaaaaaagcttcgcgggccgcacataagggtctcgcgggccacatgcggcccgcgggccgcgggttgctcacctcTGCTTTAGATGCTTAGTTGAAGGTTCTATGGAACTACCGAATACTTGAGCATTCGATAAAAATTCAGGTTTTTATCAAGATTATAGACAGGATAAAGGTAAAACAGCTTATCTTTAAATCGATTTCGATTATATTAGTGGCATGGTAGCACCAATAATGAAAAGCTGGCTTTCATATGATAGAATGGTATCAAAATTCTGCATGAGACTGAATCTTAAAATATCCGGATtacgttgaaaataaaaacttcaaaagatcgaaagatcggatcgaaaataaaccgatttaatcgattttctcaatgccaaagaatcgatccaaaaaatcggaaatttgagttcaaaagatcgatctcgcaaagatcgattcaagatcgaccaatcctacaacacacatctgagatattaaaagtggcccacgataccccactctcccatacttaaaatgaataaatgcaATGAAGGCACAAAACGATTGATACtaaagtgaaataaaaagaTGAAACTCCTATAATTAACATCAATATAGAATACTACATgataacaaatattaaaaaaattgacaacataaaaaaactacaagaatgactgaaatttcataaatttacataaatcaataaaatcactaatgtgaaaaaagttataaatataattaaaattacagaaataacgaaagtgacaaaagttacaTTAGTGAATTAAGttacgaaaatgataaaatgacagaaatcacaaaaattgcaaaaatgcaaaaaaatgaaataaggggtttttttttattatctgacggttttgcgccgggggtcttcagttttttccgaaaattgaaaattcggtATATTTTCACGACTTAAaacacatatatttttattcagatttctaacatttttatttttcgagttagactcggttagatttttttttgtaaacaaaaataaccatatttcaaagctacataacttgttatttttcaacgggaaTTATGAAGTAGCACATCAAaatacattgaaattttatccgctttccaaataaaatacttaaggggattttttttattatctaacaatttgcgccgggggtcttcagattttccccaaaattggaaatttggttcatttttgcgacttaaaaacacatgtattttttcagatttttaacatttttattttttgagttagcttcggttagatttttttgtcaataaaaaataaccatttttcaaagctaaataactctgttatttttcaacgaaaattataaaaaagcacatcaaaatgcattgaaattttaacagctttccaaataaaatagttgaaaaaacttaaataatgaccttcaacatgaaaaattgtaaataaactttaaatgggaTCTTAAAGTACCTTaagtattttatttggaaagctgataaaatttcaatgcatttagatgtgctattttataatgtctgttgaaaaataacagagttatgtataaggtaattttttttttacaaaaaaaatctaactgaggctaactcaaaaaattgaaatgttatatagaaatctgaaaaaatacatgaatttttgagtcgtaaaaatgaacaaaatgctATCAATTTTGGGGAAGTTCCAAatacccccggcgcaaattgtcagataataaaaaaaatccccataaatAACAATGGtgacaaaaacaataattttttttatttttatgatttttgtcatttttatcatggaatggtaaaaaaccttttttaattaatagaaattgtcattttggacgtttttattatttttgtcgtttttgtcattattgtaatttttgtttccttttttgaaactttttaagttttgccatttttgtaacttttgaaagatttttttaatttatttaatttcaatgaaaaattaggTCAACTTTTCAATGTCAAGCGAGttcataaaaatcaatattcgaccaaaatactttttttataaaCCACCACAATTTAACGTTTAATGCATTATGAAGTCATTTAGaactaaaaaagaaatttcatttctgaaatttcactAAATGATACAAACGATTTAGTAGAtaacaaagaaatttaaaattcttatttgcACCAGCCTTGTTTCTCGGATAGAGATCACTGGTGGAACTGCTCTAAAGCCAAACGTAAACAAAACCACCCAACTTTGACAGTCAGCTGATAACCACCCCCTGATGGTGCAGTTCGCGTGCATTCGGATCTCATCTTTCGTACggaatttgtataatttattCCTTTATCCAAGCTGGAAAGTGGAAAACCGGCACCTGTTTGTTTATACTGCCTAAAAATCAATGTTCCTGACtgattgatttcgaaaaagcatatGGACAATGCTGAAATTACTCCTCACAGGACATCGTTTATGTCATCCAGGCCCCAGgtcagtttgaaatttttaacatttttccatgAGATGATTTTTATACGATTTGTTCCTGTTTTCAGAATAAATCCGCAATCGACGCTTCAAACCCTAAGATTCACTCAGAACGAGTTGCTCAAATCAGCCAAAGATGTCTTCCAGCAGCAGCGGCGTCAATTCGTCACCAGAAACACGAAACAGGAAGTGGTACGCACCCGGCAAGGTAGCACCAAGATAGTGAACCTGTTGCTTGGGGGAACAACTGTCAGTTTAACCATCGGCTATCAATGTGGGCGACGATGGTTTGTCCACTGTGAAGCGCCGGCCTTCAATCGACTAGATGGACGGAAATCGAATCAGTCTGATTCTGTGAAGTTTGACTGGAAGAAATTTTGGAGCTACTTGAGGCCGCACTGGTTGAGGCTGATTGGTTCAATTTTGGCGGCCTTGGCCGTGGCGTATTTCAACATTCAGATTCCCAATTTACTGGGAACAGTTGTGAACACGTTGTCTAAATATGCCAGAACAAGTTTAACCGATATAGAAGCGGCAAAGTTCtttgatgaaatgaaatttcCATCGCTACGTCTTTTCGGAATGTATATTGGTCAAGCCAGTTttacatttgtttacatttttctgctGAGTCAGATAGGAGAACAAATGGCTGCAAAAATCCGACAGGATCTCTACAAGCAGATCATTATTCAGGACATTGCCTTTTTCGATGAAAATCGAACTGGTGAGCTTGTCAATCGACTGACGGCTGACGTGCAGGATTTCAAATCCAGCTTCAAACAGTGCATATCACAGGGATTGAGATCCATAGCTCAACTGATCGGTGGAGGAGTTTCGCTTTTCCTGATTTCTCCTCAACTGGCAACGATAGCCTTGGTTTCGGTCCCAGCAGCTGTGGCCATGTTTTCGTTCCTTGGTCGATCCCTCAGAAGTTTGAGCAAAAAAAGTCAAGCCCAATCGGAACGGGCAACCTCAGTTAGCGAGGAAGCACTGGCAAATATAAGGACCGTTCGAGCCAGTGCCAGTGAGTTTTCCGAAGTAGAATTATTTAGGCAAGAGACTGACAAAGCTGCGAAACTTTCCGAGCAACTGGGCACTGGGATTGCTGTTTTTCAGGCActgacaaatttatttttgaacggTATGGTATTGACGACGTTGTGCCTAGGTGGATACTTCATGTCCACTCAATCGATCAGCGCCGGAGACCTGATGGCGTTTTTGGTCGCTTCACAGGTTAACTcaacaaagtatttttttttttttgaagttttaattttgattttttattccagGGCGTTCAACGTTCCCTCGCCCAAGGATCGATTCTTCTAGGTTCCGTTGTGCGTGGCATAACGGCCGGTTCCCGTGTCTTCGAATACCTGGCTGTCGAACCGAAAACCGATCTTAAACTGGGACAAATAATCCCTGCATCGGAGCTACGCGGTGAAATTCGCTTCGAAAATGTGTCCTTTACGTACCCTTCGCGTCCGAACCAACAGGTGTTGAAGGACTTTACCCTGGTTCTAAAACCAGGCCAAACAGTGGCCCTAGTTGGGGCTAGTGGTTCCGGTAAATCTACGATAGCCAATTTGTTGGAACGCTTTTACGAACCAACAGAAGGACGGATAACTATTGATGGTTACGAGCTGGCCCAGTTATCGCCCCATTGGCTCCGGGGTCAGGCAATCGGTTTCATCGAACAACAACCGGTACTGTTTGGAACCACAATTTACGAGAACATTCGTTACGGGCGACCGGAAGCCTCGGAAACGGAAGTTCTGGAGGCAGCAAAACTCTCGCAATCGCATCAGTTCGTGAGCCAGCTGCCGGAAAGCTATCAAACGTCGGTCGGGGAACGTGGTGTTCAGCTGAGTGGTGGACAGAGGCAGCGTATTGCGATCGCGAGGGCTCTGCTAAAGCAGCCCACCATCTTGATTCTGGACGAGGCTACCAGTGCTCTGGATGCTTCCAGTGAAGCTGTGGTACAGAAGGCCCTAGATGCTGCCGTTGTGGATCGTACGACATTGGTCATTGCCCATAGATTGTCCACGATACGTAATGCGGACGTTATCGTTGTACTGGACAAGGGCAAAATAGTGGAGAAGGGAAACCACGATAGTTTAATGCAGAAGAAGGGTTATTACTTTGAACTCGTTAAGCAGCAGGAGCGTCAGCAGAAGGAACAGGATCAAACGAGAGCTTATGGGTGAAGTGAGTATCGGTTTCATGACATAAAACATGTTAGTTTAGTAGAATAAAGTATCGTTAAAGTTGTGTTAACTTTGAATTTTGCTTCGTTTTTTACCCACGAGCTTTCAGGATTGCATTTTCTTCAATGTCCAAATGGGTTTCGGTAAAGCGCCTTATTATAGATTTCGTTCACATCTGTTCAAAGCATATTCTAATACCGTTTCcttttaaaatcacaaaaaaggaaagaagttccattgccttctgatgactccggAGATTCAACGGCCAGGCTATGAAATTGGATGATATTTCACAGGTGTAGAGGATGTACGCGAAAAACTAgagaataaacaaatcaatagaTAGAAGATAGACTAGATCATCAATGTGCATTCAAAGCAGAAAAAGTTCTGAATgatgaaaacattatttatttaagATTCGTTTTGGATGTGCTTACAATGTTTCTTAAGTTTCAAGTGATACAGTTTATTACTTTACat
This sequence is a window from Uranotaenia lowii strain MFRU-FL chromosome 3, ASM2978415v1, whole genome shotgun sequence. Protein-coding genes within it:
- the LOC129754422 gene encoding mitochondrial potassium channel ATP-binding subunit-like, whose protein sequence is MLKLLLTGHRLCHPGPRINPQSTLQTLRFTQNELLKSAKDVFQQQRRQFVTRNTKQEVVRTRQGSTKIVNLLLGGTTVSLTIGYQCGRRWFVHCEAPAFNRLDGRKSNQSDSVKFDWKKFWSYLRPHWLRLIGSILAALAVAYFNIQIPNLLGTVVNTLSKYARTSLTDIEAAKFFDEMKFPSLRLFGMYIGQASFTFVYIFLLSQIGEQMAAKIRQDLYKQIIIQDIAFFDENRTGELVNRLTADVQDFKSSFKQCISQGLRSIAQLIGGGVSLFLISPQLATIALVSVPAAVAMFSFLGRSLRSLSKKSQAQSERATSVSEEALANIRTVRASASEFSEVELFRQETDKAAKLSEQLGTGIAVFQALTNLFLNGMVLTTLCLGGYFMSTQSISAGDLMAFLVASQGVQRSLAQGSILLGSVVRGITAGSRVFEYLAVEPKTDLKLGQIIPASELRGEIRFENVSFTYPSRPNQQVLKDFTLVLKPGQTVALVGASGSGKSTIANLLERFYEPTEGRITIDGYELAQLSPHWLRGQAIGFIEQQPVLFGTTIYENIRYGRPEASETEVLEAAKLSQSHQFVSQLPESYQTSVGERGVQLSGGQRQRIAIARALLKQPTILILDEATSALDASSEAVVQKALDAAVVDRTTLVIAHRLSTIRNADVIVVLDKGKIVEKGNHDSLMQKKGYYFELVKQQERQQKEQDQTRAYG